Genomic segment of Bacteroides intestinalis DSM 17393:
GAGAACGTTATCTGTGGTCACTTGATACCTGCCGGTACTGGTCAACGTGAATATGAAAAGATAATTGTTGGCTCTAAAGAGGAATATGATCGTATTCTTGCAAATAAGAAAACGGTTCTTGATTATAACTCAATGGATGTTGAAGAATAATATGTAATAAATACAGTCAATTGATTATTAAATAGGAAAGAGGAGATGTCTTTAAAAGGATGTCTCCTCTTTTGTTTTTGGAATAAAATATAATTCTTACCTTTGAATATTTAAATTCTAAACGTAAAGTGAAAATGGAAAATCAGGAAATGAATAATCATTTACAAATTGAACTGAAAGAAGATATTGCGCAGGGGATATATGCCAATTTAGCTGTGATTACACACTCCAGCTCTGAGTTTATTGTTGATTTTGTACGGGTGATGCCGGGAATGCCTAAAGCTGGTGTAAAATCCCGTATTGTGTTGGCACCGGAGCATGCTAAGAGACTATTGCGTGCTTTGGAAGAAAATATTGGTAAATATGAGCGTACATTTGGTACTATCAGGTTGTTGGATGAACAACCAATTCCGCCTATGACGAATGTCAAAGGGGAAGCTTGAAATTAAAAAAAAACTTGTAGTGCATTGATTATTCAAATATTATTCGTATTTTTGCAGCCCAAAAGTGTATAGCTACGAAATTAATATAACAATAATATATAATTAAAAACAATTAAAATGCCTACAATTCAGCAATTAGTAAGAAAAGGACGCGAGGTGTTGGTGGAGAAAAGTAAATCACCGGCTCTTGATTCATGTCCTCAAAGACGTGGCGTTTGCGTGAGAGTGTATACAACCACTCCGAAAAAGCCGAATTCTGCAATGCGTAAAGTTGCACGTGTACGTTTGACCAATGGTAAAGAGGTGAACTCTTACATTCCGGGAGAAGGACACAACTTGCAGGAACACTCTATTGTATTAGTACGTGGTGGTCGTGTTAAGGACCTTCCGGGTGTACGTTATCACATTGTTCGTGGTACATTGGATACTGCAGGTGTTGCAGGTCGTACTCAAAGACGTTCTAAATACGGAACTAAGCGTCCGAAACCAGGACAGCAAGCTACACCGGCTAAGAAAAAATAATAGATAGCCCTACACTGTAAACAGTTAAATTAAAAGTAATAACTTACGTTTTAGTTTATTGGAAATGCTAAAGGTTGAGTAAATTCTCCGGAGGGGGAGTTGAAGAAGTCAAGAAGTAAACAACCAAGAACGAAAAACATTATTCTTTCAAACAAATGAGAAAAGCAAAACCCAAAAAACGCGTTATCCTGCCGGATCCCGTGTTTAATGATCAAAAGGTTTCAAAATTCGTAAACCATCTGATGTATGACGGAAAGAAGAATACCTCTTATGAAATCTTCTATGCCGCTTTGGAAACAGTAAAAGCAAAACTTCCTAACGAAGAAAAGTCTGCCCTTGAAATTTGGAAAAAGGCTTTGGATAATGTAACTCCGCAAGTTGAGGTTAAATCTCGTCGTGTAGGTGGTGCTACATTTCAGGTTCCGACTGAAATACGTCCGGATCGTAAGGAGTCAGTATCAATGAAAAACCTGATTATTTTTGCTCGCAAGCGTGGTGGTAAATCAATGGCTGATAAGTTAGCTGCTGAGATCATGGATGCGTATAATGAACAAGGTGGTGCTTACAAACGTAAAGAAGATATGCATAGAATGGCTGAAGCTAACCGTGCATTTGCTCATTTTAGATTCTAATACTATAAGAATAACCGATAGATTAAAAACTTAAAGTAAAAGGAATTAAAAAATGGCTAAGCAAGATTTACATTTGACGCGTAATATTGGTATCATGGCTCACATCGATGCCGGAAAAACAACTACCTCTGAACGTATCCTGTTCTATACGGGTTTGACTCACAAAATTGGAGAAGTACATGATGGTGCTGCTACAATGGACTGGATGGCACAGGAGCAAGAACGTGGTATTACTATCACCTCTGCTGCTACTACAACTCGTTGGAAATATGCAGGTGATACTTATAAAATCAACTTGATTGATACTCCGGGACACGTTGACTTTACTGCTGAAGTAGAGCGCTCTTTGCGTATCTTGGATGGTGCTGTTGCTGCATACTGTGCAGTAGGTGGAGTTGAACCGCAGTCTGAGACTGTATGGCGCCAGGCTGATAAATATAATGTGCCACGTATTGCTTATGTGAACAAAATGGACCGTTCGGGTGCTGACTTCTTTGAGGTTGTGCGCCAGATGAAGGCTGTTTTGGGAGCTAATCCGTGTCCGATAGTTATTCCTATTGGCGCTGAGGAATCTTTTAAAGGTCTGGTGGATCTTATTAAGATGAAAGCTATTTATTGGCATGATGAAACAATGGGCGCTGACTATACAGTGGAAGAAATTCCTGCTAATCTGGTAGACGAAGCTAACGAGTGGAGAGACAAAATGCTTGAGAAAGTGGCGGAGTTTGACGATGCTTTGATGGAGAAATATTTTGATGATCCTTCTACTATTACAGAAGAAGAAGTATTGAGAGCTCTTCGCAATGCTACAGTGCAGATGGCAGTTGTTCCGATGTTGTGTGGCTCTTCATTTAAGAACAAGGGCGTACAGACTTTGCTTGACTATGTTTGTGCATTCTTGCCGTCTCCATTGGATACAGAAAATGTAGTTGGTACAAATCCTGACACAGGGGCTGAAGAAGATCGTAAGCCTAGTGATGACGAAAAAACTTCTGCTTTAGCATTTAAGATTGCAACTGACCCTTATGTAGGTCGTTTGACTTTCTTCCGTGTTTATTCGGGTAAAATAGAAGCAGGCTCTTATATTTACAACTCTCGTTCTGGTAAGAAAGAACGTGTATCTCGTTTGTTCCAGATGCACTCAAACAAGCAGAATCCGGTTGAAGTTATTGGTGCTGGTGATATTGGTGCAGGTGTTGGTTTCAAAGATATTCATACTGGTGATACCTTGTGTGATGAAGATGCACCGATTGTATTGGAATCTATGGATTTCCCGGAACCGGTTATTGGTATTGCGGTAGAACCAAAGACTCAGAAGGATATGGACAAGCTGTCTAACGGTTTGGCTAAATTGGCTGAAGAAGATCCGACGTTTACTGTGAAAACTGATGAGCAGACTGGCCAGACGGTTATTTCTGGTATGGGTGAGCTTCACTTGGATATTATTATTGACCGTCTGAAACGTGAGTTTAAGGTAGAATGTAACCAAGGTAAGCCTCAGGTTAACTACAAGGAAGCTATTACGAAGACAGTTAACTTGCGTGAAGTTTATAAGAAGCAGTCTGGTGGTCGTGGTAAATTTGCTGATATTATAGTAAATATCGGTCCGGTTGATGAAGACTTTACTCAAGGAGGCTTGCAGTTTATTGATGAAGTGAAAGGTGGTAATATTCCTAAAGAATTCATTCCATCTGTACAAAAGGGATTCACTACTGCAATGAAGAATGGTGTACTAGCTGGTTATCCTTTGGATTCACTGAAGGTGACATTGCTTGATGGTTCTTTCCACCCGGTTGACTCTGATCAATTGTCGTTTGAGATCTGTGCTATCCAAGCATATAAGAGTGCTTGTGCTAAGGCAGGTCCTGTACTTATGGAGCCTATCATGAAACTGGAAGTTGTAACTCCGGAAGAAAATATGGGTGATGTGATCGGTGACTTGAATAAGCGCCGTGGTCAGGTAGAAGGCATGGAATCAAGTCGTTCAGGTGCTCGTATTGTAAAAGCTATGGTTCCGTTGGCAGAAATGTTTGGTTATGTAACGGCTTTGCGTACTATAACTTCTGGTCGTGCTACTTCATCAATGGTTTATTCTCATCATGCTCAAGTTTCTAACTCTATTGCTAAGGCAGTATTGGAAGAAGTAAAGGGACGTGCTGATTTACTCTAAAATACTTAGAATCCGTAGGCTAGCGAATGACTCTTAGCCTACGGAATTTTATCTTATTATAACTTTAATAATTAATCAAACTAATGAGTCAAAAAATTAGAATTAAATTGAAATCTTACGACCACAACTTGGTTGACAAGTCAGCTGAGAAGATTGTAAGAACGGTGAAGGCAACGGGCGCCATCGTTAGCGGTCCGATTCCTCTCCCTACGCACAAGCGTATCTTTACCGTGAACCGTTCGACTTTCGTAAACAAGAAGTCGCGTGAACAGTTTGAACTCTCTTCTTATAAGAGACTGATCGACATCTATAGCTCAACTGCTAAGACTGTAGACGCTCTGATGAAGTTGGAGTTACCGAGTGGTGTGGAAGTAGAAATCAAAGTTTAGTATTTAAATTTTAAGTGAAATGCCAGGATTATTAGGAAAAAAAATCGGAATGACATCCGTTTTCAGTGCCGAGGGTAAGAACGTACCATGCACTGTTATCGAAGCAGGTCCTTGTGTTGTTACTCAAGTTAAGAGTGTCGAAAAAGATGGCTATGCAGCTGTTCAGTTGGGCTTCCAGGATAAAAAGGAGAAGCATACAACTAAACCGTTGATGGGTCACTTTAAGAAGGCTGGAGTAACTCCCAAGAAACACTTGGCTGAGTTCAAAGAATTTGAAACAGAGTTAAATCTGGGTGATACTGTTACCGTAGAATTGTTTAATGACGCAACTTTTGTTGATGTTATCGGAACTTCTAAAGGTAAGGGTTTCCAAGGTGTAGTTAAAAGACATGGTTTTGGTGGTGTAGGTCAGACTACTCACGGTCAGCACAATCGTGCTCGTAAGCCGGGTTCTATCGGTGCTTGTTCATACCCTGCAAAAGTATTCAAAGGGATGCGTATGGGTGGTCAACTTGGCGGCGACAGAGTGACTGTTCAAAACTTACAGGTATTAAAGGTTCTTCCGGATCACAACCTTCTTTTGATTAAGGGGTCTGTTCCCGGTTGCAAAGGTTCAATCGTAATAATTGAGAAATAATGGAAGTTAACGTATATAACATTAAAGGTGAAGACACTGGGAGAAAGATTACGTTAAACGAATCTATCTTCGGAATTGAGCCCAACGACCACGCTATCTATTTGGACGTAAAGCAATTTATGGCTAATCAGCGTCAGGGTACACATAAATCAAAAGAAAGAAGCGAGATTAGTGGTTCTACTCGTAAGATCGGTCGTCAAAAAGGCGGCGGTGGTGCACGCCGTGGTGACATGAACTCACCGGTACTTGTCGGTGGAGCTCGTGTTTTCGGTCCTAAACCGAGAGATTACTACTTCAAGTTGAATAAAAAAGTAAAGACATTAGCTCGTAAGTCAGCTTTAGCATATAAGGCACAGAACAATGCGGTTGTTATTGTAGAAGACTTCAATTTTGAAGCTCCGAAAACGAAAGATTTTGTTGCAATGACAAAAAACCTTAAAGTTTCTGACAAAAAGCTGCTGGTAATTTTACCGGAAGCAAATAAAAATGTATATTTGTCGGCTCGTAACGTGGAAAGTGCAAATGTACAGACTCTCTCAGGATTAAATACTTACAGAGTATTGAATGCTGGGGTTGTTGTGTTTACTGAAAGCGCTCTTTCGGCTATTGACAATATCTTAATGTAAAAAGGAGGCTTAAATAATGGGAATTATTATTAAACCGTTAGTAACAGAGAAAATGACAGCGATTACAGATAAGGCGAACAATCGTTTCGGCTTTATTGTACGTCCTGATGCTAACAAATTGGAAATTAAGAGTGAAGTTGAAGCCTTATATAACGTTACGGTAGTTGATGTAAATACAGTTAAGTATGCCGGTAAAAACAAAAGCCGTTATACAAAAGCAGGTATCATCAATGGTCGTACGAATGCATATAAAAAAGCAATCGTTACGTTGAAAGAAGGAGATACTATTGATTTTTATAGCAATATTTAAAAGAAATGGCAGTACGTAAATTTAAGCCCACAACACCGGGGCAAAGACATAAAATTATTGGTACCTTTGAGGAAATTACTGCGCGGGTACCAGAAAAATCTCTTGTTTTTGGCAAGAAATCTTCAGGTGGTCGCAACAGCGAAGGTAAGATGACTATGCGCTACATTGGTGGTGGTCATAAGAAGATTATTAGAATTGTAGATTTCAAGAGAAATAAGGACGGTGTACCTGCAGTGGTTAAAACAATTGAATATGATCCGAATCGTTCGGCTCGTATCGCTTTGTTGTTTTATGCAGATGGAGAAAAAAGATATATAATTGCTCCCAATGGATTGCAAGTAGGTGCGACTTTAATGTCAGGTGAGAGTGCTGCTCCGGAAATCGGTAATGCACTTCCTCTTCAGAATATTCCGGTTGGTACTGTAATTCATAACATTGAATTACGTCCGGGTCAAGGTGCAGCTTTGGTTCGTTCAGCTGGTAATTTTGCTCAGTTGACTTCAAGAGAAGGTAAATATTGTGTTATCAAATTACCTTCAGGTGAAGTTAGACAAATACTTAGCACTTGTAAAGCTACTATCGGTAGTGTTGGTAACTCAGATCATGGGTTGGAAAGTTCAGGTAAAGCTGGACGCTCTCGTTGGATGGGTCGTCGCCCGCGTAACCGTGGTGTTGTTATGAACCCGGTTGATCACCCGATGGGTGGTGGTGAAGGACGTGCTTCAGGAGGACACCCAAGATCTCGTAAAGGATTGTACGCTAAGGGACTTAAGACAAGAGCTCCGAAGAAACAATCGTCTAAGTATATTATTGAGAGAAGAAAGAAGTAATCTGATTAATTGAGTAAACTATGAGTCGTTCATTAAAAAAAGGTCCGTATATTAACGTTAAGCTTGAGAAGAAAGTTCTTGCTATGAATGAATCAGGCAAGAAAGTTGTTGTTAAGACTTGGGCCAGAGCTTCAATGATTTCGCCTGATTTCGTAGGCCATACAGTTGCAGTTCATAACGGAAATAAATTTATTCCTGTATACGTTACCGAAAATATGGTAGGTCATAAGTTGGGCGAATTTGCTCCAACTCGTACTTTCAGAGGACACGCTGGTAACAAGAAAAAATAACAGGATTTATCTGAAATAATAAAGTATAAATATAATGGGAGCAAGAAAAAAAATATCGGCTGAAAAAAGAAAAGAAGCCCTTAAGTCCATGTATTTTGCAAAGTTGCAGAATGTTCCTACTTCCCCTCGCAAAATGCGTCTCGTGGCTGACATGATTCGCGGGATGGAAGTGAACAGAGCACTTGGCGTTTTGAAGTTTTCTTCAAAAGAAGCAGCTGCCAGAGTTGAGAAATTACTGCGCTCTGCAATTGCTAACTGGGAGCAGAAAAACGAACGTAAAGCTGAAAGTGGCGAGTTATTCGTAACAAAGATTTTTGTTGATGGTGGTGCTACACTCAAGAGAATGAGACCGGCTCCGCAGGGTAGAGGTTACAGAATTCGTAAGCGTTCAAATCACGTAACGTTGTTCGTTGGTTCTAAAAGTAATAACGAAGATCAAAATTAAGGTAAATGGGACAAAAAGTTAATCCAATAAGCAACCGTTTAGGAATTATCAGAGGATGGGATTCCAATTGGTATGGTGGAAATAATTACGGCGATTCTCTGCTGGAAGATAGCAAGATTCGTAAATATTTGAACGC
This window contains:
- the fusA gene encoding elongation factor G — protein: MAKQDLHLTRNIGIMAHIDAGKTTTSERILFYTGLTHKIGEVHDGAATMDWMAQEQERGITITSAATTTRWKYAGDTYKINLIDTPGHVDFTAEVERSLRILDGAVAAYCAVGGVEPQSETVWRQADKYNVPRIAYVNKMDRSGADFFEVVRQMKAVLGANPCPIVIPIGAEESFKGLVDLIKMKAIYWHDETMGADYTVEEIPANLVDEANEWRDKMLEKVAEFDDALMEKYFDDPSTITEEEVLRALRNATVQMAVVPMLCGSSFKNKGVQTLLDYVCAFLPSPLDTENVVGTNPDTGAEEDRKPSDDEKTSALAFKIATDPYVGRLTFFRVYSGKIEAGSYIYNSRSGKKERVSRLFQMHSNKQNPVEVIGAGDIGAGVGFKDIHTGDTLCDEDAPIVLESMDFPEPVIGIAVEPKTQKDMDKLSNGLAKLAEEDPTFTVKTDEQTGQTVISGMGELHLDIIIDRLKREFKVECNQGKPQVNYKEAITKTVNLREVYKKQSGGRGKFADIIVNIGPVDEDFTQGGLQFIDEVKGGNIPKEFIPSVQKGFTTAMKNGVLAGYPLDSLKVTLLDGSFHPVDSDQLSFEICAIQAYKSACAKAGPVLMEPIMKLEVVTPEENMGDVIGDLNKRRGQVEGMESSRSGARIVKAMVPLAEMFGYVTALRTITSGRATSSMVYSHHAQVSNSIAKAVLEEVKGRADLL
- the rpsS gene encoding 30S ribosomal protein S19, yielding MSRSLKKGPYINVKLEKKVLAMNESGKKVVVKTWARASMISPDFVGHTVAVHNGNKFIPVYVTENMVGHKLGEFAPTRTFRGHAGNKKK
- a CDS encoding DUF3467 domain-containing protein, yielding MENQEMNNHLQIELKEDIAQGIYANLAVITHSSSEFIVDFVRVMPGMPKAGVKSRIVLAPEHAKRLLRALEENIGKYERTFGTIRLLDEQPIPPMTNVKGEA
- the rplD gene encoding 50S ribosomal protein L4, whose amino-acid sequence is MEVNVYNIKGEDTGRKITLNESIFGIEPNDHAIYLDVKQFMANQRQGTHKSKERSEISGSTRKIGRQKGGGGARRGDMNSPVLVGGARVFGPKPRDYYFKLNKKVKTLARKSALAYKAQNNAVVIVEDFNFEAPKTKDFVAMTKNLKVSDKKLLVILPEANKNVYLSARNVESANVQTLSGLNTYRVLNAGVVVFTESALSAIDNILM
- the rplW gene encoding 50S ribosomal protein L23, with protein sequence MGIIIKPLVTEKMTAITDKANNRFGFIVRPDANKLEIKSEVEALYNVTVVDVNTVKYAGKNKSRYTKAGIINGRTNAYKKAIVTLKEGDTIDFYSNI
- the rpsL gene encoding 30S ribosomal protein S12; the protein is MPTIQQLVRKGREVLVEKSKSPALDSCPQRRGVCVRVYTTTPKKPNSAMRKVARVRLTNGKEVNSYIPGEGHNLQEHSIVLVRGGRVKDLPGVRYHIVRGTLDTAGVAGRTQRRSKYGTKRPKPGQQATPAKKK
- the rplB gene encoding 50S ribosomal protein L2, producing the protein MAVRKFKPTTPGQRHKIIGTFEEITARVPEKSLVFGKKSSGGRNSEGKMTMRYIGGGHKKIIRIVDFKRNKDGVPAVVKTIEYDPNRSARIALLFYADGEKRYIIAPNGLQVGATLMSGESAAPEIGNALPLQNIPVGTVIHNIELRPGQGAALVRSAGNFAQLTSREGKYCVIKLPSGEVRQILSTCKATIGSVGNSDHGLESSGKAGRSRWMGRRPRNRGVVMNPVDHPMGGGEGRASGGHPRSRKGLYAKGLKTRAPKKQSSKYIIERRKK
- the rpsJ gene encoding 30S ribosomal protein S10, whose translation is MSQKIRIKLKSYDHNLVDKSAEKIVRTVKATGAIVSGPIPLPTHKRIFTVNRSTFVNKKSREQFELSSYKRLIDIYSSTAKTVDALMKLELPSGVEVEIKV
- the rplC gene encoding 50S ribosomal protein L3: MPGLLGKKIGMTSVFSAEGKNVPCTVIEAGPCVVTQVKSVEKDGYAAVQLGFQDKKEKHTTKPLMGHFKKAGVTPKKHLAEFKEFETELNLGDTVTVELFNDATFVDVIGTSKGKGFQGVVKRHGFGGVGQTTHGQHNRARKPGSIGACSYPAKVFKGMRMGGQLGGDRVTVQNLQVLKVLPDHNLLLIKGSVPGCKGSIVIIEK
- the rplV gene encoding 50S ribosomal protein L22, which produces MGARKKISAEKRKEALKSMYFAKLQNVPTSPRKMRLVADMIRGMEVNRALGVLKFSSKEAAARVEKLLRSAIANWEQKNERKAESGELFVTKIFVDGGATLKRMRPAPQGRGYRIRKRSNHVTLFVGSKSNNEDQN
- the rpsG gene encoding 30S ribosomal protein S7; amino-acid sequence: MRKAKPKKRVILPDPVFNDQKVSKFVNHLMYDGKKNTSYEIFYAALETVKAKLPNEEKSALEIWKKALDNVTPQVEVKSRRVGGATFQVPTEIRPDRKESVSMKNLIIFARKRGGKSMADKLAAEIMDAYNEQGGAYKRKEDMHRMAEANRAFAHFRF